CGCGTCGCCGACACCGGCACGATGCCGCAGGTCGAGCCGGGCGTGATGCTCGAGGGCGAGCAGGTGCTGCTGGACGCCCAGGCCGAGGCCGCGGGCGCCGAGTTCTACTCCCTCGGCGGGCTCGCCCCCTCCCCCGACCACACCCTGTTCGCCTCCGCCGTGGACACCGCGGGCGATGAGCGCTTCACCCTCCGCATCATGGACATCGCCTCCGGGACGGTCCTCGACGAGGCGGTCACCGGCGCCGGCTACGGTCTCGCCTTCTCCACCGACCAGCAGTGGCTGTTCTACGCCCGGGTCGACGACGCCTGGCGCCAGCACCAGATCTGGCGGCACCGCATCGGGGGTCCGGCCGGCGAGGACGTGCTGGTCATCGAGGAGCCCGACGAGCGGTTCATGATCGGCTTCGACCGCTCCCGCGATGGCTCGACCCTGATGATCCAGGCGGGCTCCACCTCCACCACCGAGGCCTGGCTGCTGGACCTGTCCGATCCCACATCGGCCCCGGTGCCCGCGGGCGGCCGCCGGGACGGTGTGGACTACGGCGTCGAGCACGGCGGGGACCGGCTGCTGATCGTGCACAACGACGGCCATCGCGGCTTCGCGCTCGCGCAGGCGCCGCTGGAGGCACCGGAGCGCTGGGAGGAGCTGCTGGCCCCGGCCGAGGGCGAGCGGCTGCTCGCGGTCGAGGCGTTCGCGGGCTTCGTCGCGCTCGAGCTGCGCAGCGGCGGCCTGGCGAGCGTGCGGCTGATCCCGCGGGCGGCCGACGGCTCGCTGCGCATCGAGCAGGCCTGCGACATCAGCCACGGCGGCGAGCTGGACACCGTCGAGATCGACGCCAACCCGAACTGGGACCAGACCACGGTGCGCTACCAGCTCACCAGCATGCTCACCCCGTCCACCGTCGCCGAGCGGGAGGTCGCCTCCGGGGCCACCGAGATCCTGCGCGTCACGCCGGTGCCGAACTTCGACCCGGAGCTGTACGTGGAGCGGCGCGAATGGGCGAGGGCCGAGGACGGCACCGCGATCCCGCTGAGCGTGGTGGCGCGCCGCGACCTCACGGCCGACGGCACCGCACCGGGCTACCTGTACGGCTACGGCTCCTACGAGATGTCGATCGACCCCTCGTTCGTCCCCACCCGGCTGTCGCTGCTGGACCGCGGCGTGGTGATCGCGATCGCGCACGTGCGCGGCGGCGGGGAGATGGGCCGCGACTGGTACGAGCACGGCAAGCTGCTGGAGAAGAAGAACTCCTTCAGCGACTTCGTGGCCGCCGCCGCCCACCTGACGGACTCCGGCCTGGTGGCCGCGGAGCGGCTGGGCGCCGAGGGCCGCAGCGCGGGCGGGCTGCTGATGGGCGGCATCGCGAACCTCGCCCCCGAGCGGTTCCGGGCGATCATCGCCGGGGTGCCCTTCGTCGACGCGCTGACCACGATCCTGGACCCGAGCCTGCCGCTGACCGTGGGTGAGTGGGAGGAGTGGGGCGATCCGCTGCACGATCCGGCGGTGTACGAGTACATGCGCGGATACACGCCCTACGAGAGCATCACGGCGGTCCAGTACCCGGCGATCTTCGCCTCCACCTCGCTGAACGACACCCGCGTGTTCTTCAACGAGCCGGCCAAGTGGGTCGCCCGCCTGCGCGAGACCGTCACCTCCGATCAGGCGGAGCGGCCGATCCTGTTCCGCTGCGAGATGGTCGCCGGGCACGGCGGCCGCTCGGGCCGCTACCGCAAGTGGGAGCAGCGTGCGGACGAGCTCGCCTGGCTGCTGGACCAGCTCGGGGCGACCGAGCTGCTCTGATCCGACCGGCCGCCGACCTGACTCGGACGACGGCCCCAGGTGTCACGGACGGGCCGCTGGTGATGTGAGATGGCCATATCACCACCTCACATCACCAACGGCCCGTCGCCGACATGAGCCGCCGAGCAGAGGTCGCCGGGGGCCGGGGGCCGGGGGCCGGGGTGAGCGTCACCAGAGCCGCGCCGCCGGTGCCCGGGTCGCCTGAGCCGGTCCGGGGGCCGGAGGCAGGCTGCTCAGAAGGCGGGGATCACCGCACCGTCGTAGGTCTCCTCGATGAAGGTGCGGACGTCCTCCGAGCGCAGCAGCTCGTCGAGCGTCCGCAGCGCCGCGTTGTCCTTGTCCCCGGTGCGGACCACGAGCATGTTCGCATAGGGGTTGTCCTCGCCGGACTCGAGGGCGAGGGCGTCCTCGGCCGGGCTGAGATCCGCCTCCATGGCGTAGTTGCCATTGATCACGGCGATCGCGTAGTCGCCCAGGGTGCGGGGCAGCAGCGCCGCGTCGATCTCCTGGAACTCGAGGTGCTGGGGGTTCTCGGCGATGTCGTCGACCGTCGCCTCGGTGGGCTCGATCCCGTCCCGCAGCGCCAGCAGGCCCTCGGAGGCGAGCAGCGCGAGCGCACGGCCGCGGTTGGTGGGGTCGTTCGGGACGCCGACGGCGGATCCCTCCTCGATCTCGTCGAGGCCGGTGAGCGACTCGGAGAAGATGCCCAGCGGCTCGATGTGCACGCCCTCGAAGGGGGTCAGCTCGTAGCCGTTCTCCGCCATCTCGGTCTCGAGGTAGGGCAGGTGCTGGAAGTAGTTCGCGTCCACCTCACCCTCGTCGAGCAGACGGTTCGGGATCGGGTACTCGGTCTGCTCCTGCAGGTCGAGCTCGAGCCCGGCGTCGGCGGCGAGGTTGTCCTTGACGAAGGTCAGGATCTCCATGTGGGGCAGCGGGGTCGCGGCGATGCGGATGGTGGTGACACCGCCCTCCTCGGTGAGCGGGGCCGCCGTCTCACCGCCGCAGGCGGCGAGGGCGAGGGCGGTGAGCCCGGCGCCGGAGGCGAACAGGGTGCGGCGGGAGACGGTGCGCATGGAGAGCTTCCTTACGAGGTGAGGGGACAGCAGGGGTGAGGGGATCAGGCGGTGCGGGCGCGGTGATCGACGGCGCGGGAGAGTCGGTCCCCGAGCAGCTGCACGAGGATCACGATGGCGATCAGCAGGATGACGGTGACGACGATGATCTCGGTCTGGTAGCCGGTGTAGCCCCGGTTGTAGGCGAGCTGGCCGAGGCCCCCGGCGTTCACGGAGCCGGCCATCGCGGTGTAGCCGATGACCGCGATCGTGGTGGTGGTGATCGAGCCGATGATACCGGGCAGCGCCTCGGGGATCAGCACCTGGCGGATCACCTGCCAGCGGCTCGCGCCCATCATCCGCACCGCCTCGATCTTCCCGGCGGGGATCTCCCGCAGGTTCAGCTCGAACAGGCGGGCGGCGAAGGGCACCGCCGCGATGGTCAGCGCGATCATCGCCGCGTTCGGGCCGGTGGAGCGGCCGGTGATCAGCGAGGTGATCGGGATCAGCGCGATGATCAGGATGAAGAAAGGGAAGGAGCGCAGCACGTTGACCACGAAGCCGGTGACCTGGTTGAACCGGCGCACCAGCGAGGAGGCGGAGTCATCGGTCTCGAACAGCGCCACGCCCAGCGGCAGGCCCAGCAGCACGGTGAGCGCCATGGTCACAGCGGTCATGTAGAGGGTGACGAGGGTGGCCTCCCAGGGACCGCCCTCCCAGCGCACCAGCAGCGGGTTGGACAGCCATTCCTGCAGGATCGCGATCATGCGGTCACCTCCGTCGCGACCACGCCGGCCGCCTCGAGCTCGGTGAGGAAGGCGGTCAGGCCCTCCCGGGAGATGGGCCGACCGGAGCGGTTGCGCAGGGCGAGCTGCACGCGGCCCACCTGGCGCCCGCCGATGGTCTCGATGGTGCCGGCGACCAGCGTCGCCTCGGCCTGGTAGGTCTCGGCCAGACGGATCAGGTCATCGTTGGTGCGGAAGCGTGCGGAGTTGCCGTAGTCGCAGTTGACCACGAGGGCGTCGATGCCGGTGGGGGCCGGCGGCAGCGGGATCAGCTCGGCGCTCAGCGGGCCGTGCGGATCCGCGGCGACGTCCAGCAGATCACCGCTCTGGGTGATCCGGCCGTCCTGCAGCAGGGTGACGGTGTCGCAGACCTCGCGCACCACGCCCATCTCGTGGGTGATGATCACGACCGTGATGCCGAGGCGCTCGCGCAGGTCGGCGATCAGTCGCAGGATCTGGCGGGTGGTGGAGCCGTCGAGCGCGCTGGTCGGCTCATCGCACAGCAGCACCTTCGGCTCGGCGGCGAGCCCGCGGGCGATGCCGACGCGCTGGATCTGCCCTCCGGAGAGCTGGGCGGGGTGGTTGTGCTCGCGCCCGGTGAGCCCCACCAGCTCCACCAGCTCGGCCACCCGCTGCTGCCGCTGCGCACGGGGCACGCCGGCGATCTCGAGCGGGTGGGCGATGTTCTGGGCGGCGGTGCGGGAGTCCAGCAGGTTCGCGTGCTGGAAGACCATGCCGATGTTTCGGCGGGCGGCACGCAGGGCGGCACCGTCCAGGGCGGCGATATCGGTGCCATCCACCTCGACGCGCCCGGTGGTGGGCTTCTCCAGCCCGGTCAGGCAGCGGATGAGGGTCGATTTCCCGGCCCCGGAGCGGCCGACGATGCCGTGCACCCGGCCGGGCTCGAGGTGGAGGTCGATCCCGTCGAGCGCGACGACGGGGTCTCCGCCGCCGGGGGCGGGGAAGACCTTCGTGAGGCGGTCCAGAGTGATCACCCGAGGATTCAAGCATCGCCGGGCACCCGGGCCGGACGATTGGTTCATCTGCCGCAACAAACGTCACAGACCTGCGGTTCCGGGTGTGCAGGGGGTCACTCCGAGGGTTCGCGCAGAGGGATCCGAGCCCTCACCCCTGACATTTCTCATGGGAGGGCGATGAGGTTCCCATCCCAGGCCGTGAGGCGGCGCCCTACTGACCGCAGACGCTTCTCGGAAGAGTGGGGGCATGACATCGACACCGCGCACCGCTCCCTCGCCCGCACAGTCCCCCGAACGATCCGTCCTGATGGACCTGATGGCCCTGACCCCCTCCGCGACCCTCGGCCGCGAGCTGCTCGCACTGGTGGTGGACCTGGCCCTGATCGGGGCTGTCGTCCTCGTGATCCAGCCGGAGATGCTGGCCATCGCGGTCATGTTCGGCGTCGTCGGCATGTTCATGGCCGTCCGCCTGGTGGCCGGCTTCCGCACCCGGGGATACTCCCGCGAGCTGACGGGCGGGCGCTGAGATGTCGACCCTCGAGCAGCCGGACACCCGCGCCGTCACCGCCACCCCGCCCGCCGACCTGCCCACCGACCAGTGCACCGACGTCGTGCTGCAGGCGAGCGGACTCAGCCGCCGCTACGGCCGCGGCAGGGACTCCTACCTCGCCGTGGACGGGCTGGACCTCACCCTCCGCCGCGGCGAGCTGTTCGCGCTGCTGGGCACCAACGGCGCCGGGAAGACCTCCACCCTCGAGATGCTCGAGGGCCTGGCCCGGCCCACCTCCGGGACGGTGAGCGTGTTCGGGCACGACCCCTTCCGGGAGCGGCGCGCCGTGCGCCCCCACCAGGGGCTCATGCTGCAGACCGGCGGCTTCCCGGCGGACCTCACCGCGCTCGAGGCGCTGCGGATGTGGAGCCGGACGCTGAGCACCCCGCGCCCCGTGCTCGAGGTGCTGGCCGAGGTCGACCTCACCGACCGGGCCGGTACCCGCATCTCCTCCCTCTCCGGTGGGGAGGTGCGGCGCCTGGACCTGGCCTGTGCGATCGCCGGCGACCCGGAGCTGCTGTTCCTCGACGAGCCGACCACCGGGCTGGACCCCGAGTCGCGGGCGCGGGCCTGGGAGCTGATCGCCTCCCTCACAGCGCGCGGCACCACGATCGTGCTGACCACGCACTACCTGGACGAGGCCGAGGCCCTCGCCGACCGACTCGCGATCATGCACCGCGGGAGGATCGTGCGCGAGGGCACGGTGGCCGACGTCGTCGCCGGGCACGCCGCTCGGATCCGCGCCACGCTCCCGGCGAGCGCCCCCGCGCTCCCCGCCCTGCAGGGCAAGGCCGTCCGCAGCGCAGAGGGCCTCCTCGAGGTGGCCACCATCTCGTTGAACGCGGACCTCCACACCCTGCTCACCTGGGCCCGCACCGAAGACGTCGAGCTCACCGGCCTCGATGCCCGTGCCGCCAGCCTCGAATCGGTGTTCCTCGCGATCGCCGGCTCCACCCTCTCCCCCGAAGGATGATCATGACTGCCACCGCGTTCCCTCGCACCGTCCCCACCCGCACGCGCCGCGCTCCCCGCCTGCTGGGGCTCGCCGCCGCGGAGCTGTCCCTCCTGCGCCGCAACCGCATGCAGCTCATCACCGCCATCGCACTGCCGCTCCTGCTGCCGTTCTGCTTCCTGCCCCTTGCGCAGAACGGCGCCTCCGGGCCCGCTCTGGCCGCCGTGCTGGGCACGATGCTCGTGACCGTGATGCTGTTCATCGTCTACTACAACCTCCTGTGCTCCTATGTCGCCCGCCGCCAGGACCTGGTCCTGAAGCGTCTGCGCACCGGTGAGGCCTCCGATGCGACCGTGCTCGCCGCGACGGCCACCCCGGCACTGCTGCTCACCGCGGTGATGCTCAGCCTCACGATGGCGCTCTCGATCCCGGTGCTGGAGCTCCCGCTGCCCCAGAACCCCCTCGTGCTGGCCCTCGGCCTGGGGCTCGGTGCGCTCATGCTCGTGCCGCTGGCGCTGGTCACCGCCAATATCACCCGCACCGTCGAGTCCGCTCAGATCACCTCGCTGCCCGCGATGGCCGTCCTGATGATCGGCGCCGGCGGCATCCTGCCCCTCGAGCTCCTGCCCGAGTGGGCGACACGGCTGATCGCGTTCCTCCCCTCCGCCCCGATCACGGCGCTGGTGCGGCTGGGCTGGCTGGGCATCGATGCCGACGGGGCGACCGTGACCGGTGCCGACGCCTGGCTGCTCCTGGCCGGACAGACCGGGATCCTGCTCGGCTGGGCCCTGCTCGGCGCCCTGTTCGTGCGCGAGCACTTCCGCTGGGAGCCGCGGCGCTGACCCGATAGGCTCCCCACCAGGTCGTCCGTCCTGTCGACGATCACGAGAGGATGAACGTGCAGACCACGACCGGCCGCCAGTGGAG
The window above is part of the Brachybacterium vulturis genome. Proteins encoded here:
- a CDS encoding S9 family peptidase, translated to MTAELPAAPTPAHRPTERTFHGDTVVDPFEWMRDKTDPEVIAHLEAENAYSDARTAHLEQLRATLVREFVGHTQETDLSVPVRRDHWWYITRTTAGDDYPKFTRVADTGTMPQVEPGVMLEGEQVLLDAQAEAAGAEFYSLGGLAPSPDHTLFASAVDTAGDERFTLRIMDIASGTVLDEAVTGAGYGLAFSTDQQWLFYARVDDAWRQHQIWRHRIGGPAGEDVLVIEEPDERFMIGFDRSRDGSTLMIQAGSTSTTEAWLLDLSDPTSAPVPAGGRRDGVDYGVEHGGDRLLIVHNDGHRGFALAQAPLEAPERWEELLAPAEGERLLAVEAFAGFVALELRSGGLASVRLIPRAADGSLRIEQACDISHGGELDTVEIDANPNWDQTTVRYQLTSMLTPSTVAEREVASGATEILRVTPVPNFDPELYVERREWARAEDGTAIPLSVVARRDLTADGTAPGYLYGYGSYEMSIDPSFVPTRLSLLDRGVVIAIAHVRGGGEMGRDWYEHGKLLEKKNSFSDFVAAAAHLTDSGLVAAERLGAEGRSAGGLLMGGIANLAPERFRAIIAGVPFVDALTTILDPSLPLTVGEWEEWGDPLHDPAVYEYMRGYTPYESITAVQYPAIFASTSLNDTRVFFNEPAKWVARLRETVTSDQAERPILFRCEMVAGHGGRSGRYRKWEQRADELAWLLDQLGATELL
- a CDS encoding MetQ/NlpA family ABC transporter substrate-binding protein; this encodes MRTVSRRTLFASGAGLTALALAACGGETAAPLTEEGGVTTIRIAATPLPHMEILTFVKDNLAADAGLELDLQEQTEYPIPNRLLDEGEVDANYFQHLPYLETEMAENGYELTPFEGVHIEPLGIFSESLTGLDEIEEGSAVGVPNDPTNRGRALALLASEGLLALRDGIEPTEATVDDIAENPQHLEFQEIDAALLPRTLGDYAIAVINGNYAMEADLSPAEDALALESGEDNPYANMLVVRTGDKDNAALRTLDELLRSEDVRTFIEETYDGAVIPAF
- a CDS encoding methionine ABC transporter permease produces the protein MIAILQEWLSNPLLVRWEGGPWEATLVTLYMTAVTMALTVLLGLPLGVALFETDDSASSLVRRFNQVTGFVVNVLRSFPFFILIIALIPITSLITGRSTGPNAAMIALTIAAVPFAARLFELNLREIPAGKIEAVRMMGASRWQVIRQVLIPEALPGIIGSITTTTIAVIGYTAMAGSVNAGGLGQLAYNRGYTGYQTEIIVVTVILLIAIVILVQLLGDRLSRAVDHRARTA
- a CDS encoding methionine ABC transporter ATP-binding protein, whose product is MITLDRLTKVFPAPGGGDPVVALDGIDLHLEPGRVHGIVGRSGAGKSTLIRCLTGLEKPTTGRVEVDGTDIAALDGAALRAARRNIGMVFQHANLLDSRTAAQNIAHPLEIAGVPRAQRQQRVAELVELVGLTGREHNHPAQLSGGQIQRVGIARGLAAEPKVLLCDEPTSALDGSTTRQILRLIADLRERLGITVVIITHEMGVVREVCDTVTLLQDGRITQSGDLLDVAADPHGPLSAELIPLPPAPTGIDALVVNCDYGNSARFRTNDDLIRLAETYQAEATLVAGTIETIGGRQVGRVQLALRNRSGRPISREGLTAFLTELEAAGVVATEVTA
- a CDS encoding ABC transporter ATP-binding protein, which codes for MSTLEQPDTRAVTATPPADLPTDQCTDVVLQASGLSRRYGRGRDSYLAVDGLDLTLRRGELFALLGTNGAGKTSTLEMLEGLARPTSGTVSVFGHDPFRERRAVRPHQGLMLQTGGFPADLTALEALRMWSRTLSTPRPVLEVLAEVDLTDRAGTRISSLSGGEVRRLDLACAIAGDPELLFLDEPTTGLDPESRARAWELIASLTARGTTIVLTTHYLDEAEALADRLAIMHRGRIVREGTVADVVAGHAARIRATLPASAPALPALQGKAVRSAEGLLEVATISLNADLHTLLTWARTEDVELTGLDARAASLESVFLAIAGSTLSPEG
- a CDS encoding ABC transporter permease, encoding MTATAFPRTVPTRTRRAPRLLGLAAAELSLLRRNRMQLITAIALPLLLPFCFLPLAQNGASGPALAAVLGTMLVTVMLFIVYYNLLCSYVARRQDLVLKRLRTGEASDATVLAATATPALLLTAVMLSLTMALSIPVLELPLPQNPLVLALGLGLGALMLVPLALVTANITRTVESAQITSLPAMAVLMIGAGGILPLELLPEWATRLIAFLPSAPITALVRLGWLGIDADGATVTGADAWLLLAGQTGILLGWALLGALFVREHFRWEPRR